One segment of Trichlorobacter ammonificans DNA contains the following:
- a CDS encoding HTH domain-containing protein: MEKSWKEAIIRVLSESSIPLHYTEISEQILTRGYYETDGATPAATVNAQLASSIKHDGEKSPFIRVAKGTFTLKKSPATITATKSTSNKPKKLETLAETDIESSESIIHSFGMYWQRDLVVWRNDPKIYGKQQALSKPVDFGKQKGIYILYDHHTVVYVGRSIDRPLGKRLFEHTIDRLGSRWNRFSWFGLLDVTQEGNLRETTLNTSLASLVATLEALLIEALEPPQNRKRGDDFSAIEYIQDIDPELKEREIQNTLRSIEQKMRGGS, translated from the coding sequence ATGGAGAAATCTTGGAAGGAAGCCATCATTAGGGTTTTATCTGAATCCTCAATACCGCTTCACTATACCGAAATTTCAGAACAGATTCTAACGCGTGGCTATTACGAAACTGACGGGGCAACTCCTGCTGCAACTGTTAATGCTCAACTCGCGTCGTCAATAAAACATGACGGTGAAAAATCACCATTTATCCGCGTTGCTAAAGGCACCTTTACCCTCAAAAAATCCCCGGCCACCATAACAGCCACAAAATCAACATCAAACAAGCCCAAGAAACTGGAAACACTTGCAGAAACTGACATTGAGTCATCTGAGTCTATTATCCATTCATTCGGAATGTACTGGCAACGCGATCTCGTTGTATGGCGTAATGACCCCAAAATTTACGGAAAACAACAGGCTCTCTCCAAACCAGTAGACTTCGGCAAACAGAAAGGCATTTACATCCTTTATGACCACCATACGGTTGTTTATGTTGGTCGCTCTATCGACCGCCCATTAGGTAAGCGCTTGTTTGAACACACGATAGACCGCCTCGGCAGCCGTTGGAACAGATTTTCATGGTTTGGCCTTCTTGACGTTACCCAAGAAGGAAATCTTCGTGAAACCACATTAAACACATCGTTGGCCTCACTCGTTGCAACACTCGAGGCACTTCTTATAGAAGCTCTTGAACCACCACAAAACCGAAAGCGCGGAGACGACTTCTCAGCTATTGAATACATTCAGGACATTGACCCAGAGTTAAAAGA
- a CDS encoding 4-fold beta flower protein encodes MEPIYNRKGKVVAWHKDNNIYHLDGKHAAITKGDNVYGHRGQHLGVYKKGLFRDHKGGVVAFTKGATGGPILPIPSIPPIPPIPAIAPIPAISSIPPISAIPSLGWAKIDWQKFILA; translated from the coding sequence GTGGAACCTATTTACAACCGAAAAGGCAAAGTCGTAGCGTGGCACAAAGACAATAATATCTATCACCTTGATGGCAAGCACGCTGCAATTACAAAAGGAGACAATGTTTACGGGCATCGTGGGCAGCATCTGGGTGTATACAAAAAAGGATTATTCCGCGACCACAAAGGCGGTGTTGTTGCTTTCACGAAAGGCGCAACAGGCGGCCCCATACTGCCAATTCCATCTATACCACCAATTCCACCAATCCCAGCAATAGCGCCGATTCCTGCAATTTCATCCATACCACCAATTTCAGCAATTCCGTCTTTAGGTTGGGCCAAAATTGACTGGCAGAAGTTCATACTTGCCTAA